One window of Candidatus Regiella endosymbiont of Tuberolachnus salignus genomic DNA carries:
- a CDS encoding helix-turn-helix transcriptional regulator, with amino-acid sequence MSMLNRKILLKKEVKSILRIASDSALDEMWKKHDFPNPIRIGIRRIGWYADEVESWLRGRDAERLSREIAS; translated from the coding sequence ATGTCAATGTTAAATCGTAAAATCTTACTGAAAAAGGAAGTGAAGTCCATTCTGCGCATTGCCTCCGACAGCGCTTTAGATGAAATGTGGAAAAAACATGATTTCCCTAATCCGATCCGCATTGGCATTCGTCGTATAGGGTGGTATGCCGATGAGGTGGAAAGCTGGCTAAGGGGGCGTGATGCAGAGCGTTTATCCAGGGAGATCGCGTCATGA
- a CDS encoding transposase, with product MDNVSFHKRQDTQAAIQKAGFILEYLPTYSPDMNPIEHKWAQAKALRRKRQCDIHTLFSAPLF from the coding sequence ATGGATAATGTCAGCTTCCATAAACGTCAAGACACCCAGGCTGCTATACAGAAAGCCGGCTTTATTCTCGAATATCTTCCCACTTATTCTCCTGATATGAACCCCATTGAGCATAAATGGGCTCAAGCAAAAGCCCTTCGCAGAAAGCGCCAATGTGATATCCATACCTTGTTTTCTGCACCTTTATTTTAA
- a CDS encoding integrase arm-type DNA-binding domain-containing protein yields the protein MAIQAKPLTNTEVKAAKTIGKDLSLHDGGGLLLFVKTSGVKTWRFRYYHPLSKKRTTVTFGHYPALSLAEARQKREAAKALLAKKIDPQEYQRTILASELSALMIKDRKLLI from the coding sequence ATGGCAATACAGGCAAAACCCCTAACGAATACCGAAGTAAAAGCAGCAAAAACCATCGGCAAAGATTTATCATTACATGATGGTGGCGGCTTATTATTATTTGTCAAAACATCGGGTGTTAAAACATGGCGCTTTCGCTACTATCACCCCCTGAGTAAAAAAAGAACAACGGTCACTTTTGGCCATTATCCCGCACTCTCACTGGCTGAGGCCAGGCAGAAACGAGAGGCGGCAAAAGCGCTGTTGGCAAAAAAGATTGATCCACAAGAGTACCAACGAACGATATTAGCCAGTGAGCTGTCAGCGCTAATGATAAAAGACCGTAAATTGCTAATTTAA
- a CDS encoding KilA-N domain-containing protein produces MPKENLPIVAGITVTTDAIDRFNLNAIHKASGEGEHKRPSKWLATAQSQELITELEASLLKNSQSPNSGFAHNVIEVKHGGKNSGTYAHEILAVEYAGWIRPDFRIMA; encoded by the coding sequence ATGCCTAAAGAAAATCTTCCCATCGTGGCCGGCATCACTGTCACCACCGATGCAATCGACCGTTTTAACCTTAATGCCATTCACAAAGCGAGTGGCGAAGGTGAACATAAACGGCCATCCAAATGGCTCGCCACCGCTCAATCTCAAGAACTGATAACAGAACTGGAGGCAAGTTTGTTGAAAAATAGTCAAAGCCCGAATTCGGGCTTTGCTCATAACGTCATCGAAGTAAAACATGGCGGGAAAAATTCAGGTACCTATGCCCATGAAATCCTCGCAGTTGAATACGCTGGTTGGATTCGACCTGATTTCCGTATTATGGCATAG
- a CDS encoding IS630 transposase-related protein: MTYPLKFRQHVLAIKTQEKLTYAQTATRFCVGTASLMRWAKRIEPCLTRDKPATKINQAALILDVETYPDASQYERAQRMGVSARGICDALKRAGFSYKKNILSSQNRRPSAKRFPKQAPGL, encoded by the coding sequence ATGACCTATCCATTAAAATTTCGCCAACATGTCTTGGCTATTAAAACGCAAGAAAAGCTCACTTATGCCCAAACAGCGACACGTTTTTGTGTGGGGACAGCGAGCCTGATGCGCTGGGCTAAACGCATAGAACCTTGCCTGACTCGAGATAAACCCGCTACCAAAATAAACCAAGCGGCGTTAATCCTTGACGTAGAAACCTATCCTGACGCGTCTCAATACGAACGCGCTCAACGTATGGGGGTTAGTGCTCGAGGTATCTGCGATGCGTTAAAACGTGCCGGGTTTAGCTATAAAAAAAACATTTTATCATCCCAAAATCGACGTCCAAGCGCGAAAAGATTTCCAAAACAAGCTCCAGGCCTATGA
- a CDS encoding Derepression protein, which produces MKQSQISIESYHKLNRAKNLLHFLHLDLIQKDINGMQQFVLPPIVSYIADDLCWVLSELKQQGFCDHVLKK; this is translated from the coding sequence ATGAAACAGTCACAAATCAGCATTGAAAGTTATCACAAATTAAATCGGGCTAAAAATCTATTGCACTTTTTGCATTTGGATCTGATACAAAAAGACATCAATGGAATGCAGCAATTTGTTCTTCCCCCTATCGTAAGTTATATCGCCGATGATCTCTGTTGGGTACTGAGTGAATTAAAACAGCAAGGTTTTTGTGATCACGTTCTCAAAAAGTAA
- a CDS encoding type II toxin-antitoxin system YafO family toxin, translating into MRKVRLFQSKLIVDTISKATADDLLSDFRLYKEKGILPVTFGRDVPYNFTHNRASLELQHIHLKQNGKSFPPRLSQFSRTASHVLVYCPGFFDRNTYLLITVIKHWDHKKPNEISGTDRDSDLMSKLEKIAERFREKF; encoded by the coding sequence ATGAGAAAGGTTAGGCTATTCCAGAGTAAGCTTATCGTCGATACGATAAGCAAAGCCACCGCAGACGATTTATTGAGCGACTTCAGACTTTACAAAGAAAAGGGCATTTTACCTGTGACCTTTGGGCGGGATGTACCTTACAATTTTACTCACAACCGTGCTAGCCTTGAATTGCAACATATCCATCTCAAGCAAAATGGAAAGTCCTTTCCGCCAAGATTATCACAGTTTTCTCGAACAGCTAGCCACGTGCTGGTTTACTGTCCCGGTTTTTTTGATCGTAATACCTACTTGCTTATCACTGTCATCAAGCATTGGGATCATAAAAAGCCGAATGAAATATCGGGTACAGATAGAGACAGCGATCTCATGAGCAAGTTAGAAAAAATCGCTGAACGCTTCCGAGAAAAATTTTGA
- the istB gene encoding IS21-like element helper ATPase IstB: MMEMENLLIRLKMDYLGDALESLCEEATKKALNYREFLQQALAQEWNGRHQKGLESRLKQARLPWIKTLEQFDFTFQPSIDRKIIRELAGLRFVEHHENVILLGPPGVGKTHLAIALAVKAATAGHRVLFMPLDRLCCTLMKAKQENRLERQLQQLCYARVLILDEIGYLPMNREEASLFFRLLSRRYEKASIILTSNKSFTDWGDVFGDHILATAILDRLLHHSTTLNIKGESYRLKNKRKAGMLPIKTTDIIQAPGIETQQEN, from the coding sequence CTGATGGAAATGGAAAACTTGTTGATACGGTTAAAAATGGATTACCTGGGCGATGCGTTGGAGAGTTTATGTGAAGAAGCCACCAAGAAAGCACTGAACTACCGTGAATTTCTCCAGCAGGCATTAGCCCAGGAATGGAACGGGCGTCACCAAAAAGGCTTGGAATCGCGGTTAAAACAAGCACGTTTGCCGTGGATAAAAACCTTGGAGCAATTTGACTTTACTTTCCAACCAAGTATAGACAGGAAAATTATCCGCGAGCTGGCGGGGCTGAGGTTTGTCGAACATCATGAAAACGTCATTTTGTTAGGCCCACCTGGGGTAGGGAAAACGCATTTGGCGATAGCGCTGGCTGTCAAGGCAGCTACAGCTGGGCATCGGGTATTGTTTATGCCTCTGGATAGACTCTGCTGTACCTTAATGAAGGCAAAGCAAGAAAACCGTCTGGAACGCCAACTTCAGCAACTGTGCTATGCCAGGGTATTAATACTGGATGAAATCGGGTATTTACCGATGAATCGCGAAGAAGCTAGCCTATTTTTCAGGTTATTGAGCCGTCGTTATGAAAAGGCGAGCATCATTCTCACATCAAATAAAAGTTTTACTGATTGGGGGGACGTATTCGGTGATCACATTTTAGCAACTGCGATTTTAGACAGGCTTTTACATCATTCAACCACATTGAATATTAAAGGAGAAAGCTATCGACTCAAAAATAAACGCAAAGCAGGCATGTTGCCTATAAAAACGACTGATATTATCCAGGCGCCTGGAATAGAAACCCAACAGGAAAATTAG
- a CDS encoding Cox family DNA-binding protein translates to MSQQIVSSVSDALPYPEFARHIGKTPEAVKGMIDKGKLPTVEMRNPKTSTARAEYWVYLPAWNSGMKLAFEKRPKEIRDGWLMWLGLGEPACCTPLLP, encoded by the coding sequence ATGAGTCAGCAGATAGTTAGTAGTGTTTCAGATGCCCTGCCTTACCCTGAATTTGCTCGTCATATTGGCAAAACCCCCGAAGCGGTAAAGGGGATGATTGATAAGGGAAAACTACCGACAGTGGAGATGCGTAATCCGAAAACCTCAACAGCACGTGCTGAGTATTGGGTTTATCTCCCTGCTTGGAACAGTGGAATGAAACTAGCATTTGAAAAACGCCCTAAAGAAATCCGTGACGGATGGTTAATGTGGTTAGGATTAGGAGAACCCGCATGCTGCACCCCCCTACTTCCATAA
- a CDS encoding antitoxin of toxin-antitoxin stability system, with translation MLLWSVQKAGNKSVLGLHLALILNCYPVEVFMLQKVMCGYAIPISKFKSNPRRALVEADGETIAVSSHNEILFYAVPAEIYEEMLRFVEFKQRGTSELKAAPAKFNLTAEIVEEMTKKLRNISDDEAGEFIECASNI, from the coding sequence ATGCTTCTGTGGTCTGTACAAAAAGCTGGAAATAAGTCAGTATTAGGTCTACATTTGGCTCTAATATTGAACTGCTACCCAGTAGAGGTGTTTATGTTGCAGAAAGTTATGTGTGGCTACGCCATACCTATTAGCAAATTCAAATCCAATCCCAGACGTGCTTTAGTTGAAGCCGACGGAGAGACTATAGCGGTTTCGTCTCATAACGAGATCTTGTTCTATGCGGTACCCGCAGAGATCTATGAAGAAATGCTTCGCTTCGTTGAATTTAAACAGCGTGGTACCTCTGAACTCAAAGCAGCGCCCGCTAAGTTTAATTTGACAGCCGAAATAGTTGAAGAAATGACAAAAAAACTCAGAAATATTTCTGATGATGAGGCCGGAGAATTTATTGAATGCGCAAGCAACATATAA
- the istA gene encoding IS21 family transposase, which yields MLRREDHYMIKQRHQQGAFIVDIAHQIGCSEKTVRRHISYPAPPTAKRGKKQVAKLEPFKDYIDSRLSEQVWNAAVIFEEIREKGYRGGSAMLRRYIHPKRPLRASKNTVRFETLPGYQLQHDWGEIIVEVAGSACTVNFAVNTLGFSRRFHVFAAPKQDAEHTYESLVRSFNYFGGSVKNVLVDNQKAAVIKHGQNGHIEFNAGFLQLANHYGFSPRACKPYRPQTKGKTERMVGYVKHNFFTRYRQFESFAHVNQLLAMWLAKVADQRHLRQFKQTPENRFAEEKIALMPLPATDFDTSYFDLRQVAWDSYIDVRGNRYSVPSFWCGRAVNIRIGLDNTLRIYGDEQLLATHLLQEVTQGWQKVPEHHQALWQQVNRVASRSLSVYEELL from the coding sequence ATGCTAAGAAGAGAGGACCACTACATGATAAAACAACGCCATCAACAGGGGGCATTTATTGTTGATATTGCCCATCAGATAGGGTGTTCAGAAAAAACGGTGAGACGGCACATTAGCTATCCTGCGCCGCCAACAGCAAAACGCGGTAAAAAACAGGTTGCTAAACTCGAGCCCTTTAAAGACTACATCGATTCAAGGTTGAGTGAACAGGTTTGGAATGCGGCGGTTATTTTTGAGGAAATCCGTGAAAAAGGCTACCGGGGTGGGAGTGCGATGCTCCGACGTTATATACATCCCAAACGTCCGCTCAGGGCCTCGAAAAACACGGTACGCTTTGAAACCCTCCCCGGTTATCAACTTCAACACGATTGGGGAGAAATCATCGTTGAGGTGGCAGGCTCTGCCTGTACGGTTAATTTTGCCGTTAATACGCTCGGTTTTTCGCGTCGCTTTCATGTCTTTGCTGCCCCTAAGCAAGATGCTGAGCACACGTATGAATCGCTGGTTCGCAGCTTCAATTACTTCGGTGGCAGCGTAAAAAATGTCTTGGTAGATAACCAAAAAGCCGCTGTTATCAAACATGGACAAAATGGCCACATCGAGTTCAATGCGGGCTTCCTGCAACTGGCTAATCACTATGGGTTTAGCCCTCGCGCCTGTAAGCCTTATCGACCGCAAACGAAAGGCAAAACCGAACGGATGGTGGGCTATGTTAAACACAATTTTTTCACTCGCTACCGTCAGTTTGAGAGTTTCGCTCATGTTAATCAACTGCTAGCGATGTGGCTGGCGAAAGTGGCAGACCAGCGTCATCTTCGTCAATTCAAGCAGACACCGGAAAATCGTTTTGCTGAGGAAAAAATAGCCTTGATGCCACTCCCTGCGACTGATTTCGATACCAGCTACTTCGACCTACGACAAGTGGCATGGGACAGCTATATCGATGTCAGAGGTAATCGCTATAGCGTGCCTTCATTCTGGTGTGGTCGTGCGGTTAATATTCGTATCGGTTTAGATAATACGCTACGTATTTACGGCGATGAGCAACTGCTCGCGACGCATCTCTTGCAGGAGGTAACGCAGGGCTGGCAAAAGGTGCCAGAACATCATCAAGCCCTTTGGCAACAGGTCAATCGAGTAGCGTCTCGTTCGCTCAGTGTGTATGAGGAGCTACTCTGA
- a CDS encoding Rpn family recombination-promoting nuclease/putative transposase translates to MSSISKPHDALFKRSLQHKQIMVDWLVHHLPKETLALIDTATLVMTPNEYVPKWPDTLYSDIVYSCKIGGKPGYIYLAAEHQSSDDEMMAFRILCYVVELMNNHLKQGHKKLPIVLPLVLYHGEKSPYPYSTKIWDCFENPELAKAIALKPFQLIDLTVMSDEEINQHGLASVMEILFKHYRQRQSPFSWLGALLSKGKMTTIYTQVSPDYFKDVLRYFIEICGKANETGTDELDKALALWVQSVPEQAQEDIMTFAQQLEKRGEERGKQQGMQQGMQQGMQQGMQQGMQQGRQERNVEIAKQLLASNVDRSVIKMSTGLSDEELDMLLH, encoded by the coding sequence ATGTCTAGCATATCAAAGCCCCATGACGCCCTTTTCAAGCGGTCGTTACAGCATAAACAAATTATGGTCGATTGGTTGGTGCATCATCTTCCAAAGGAAACATTAGCATTGATTGATACTGCTACATTAGTGATGACCCCCAACGAATATGTCCCCAAATGGCCTGATACGCTGTACAGCGATATTGTTTACAGTTGCAAGATAGGCGGAAAGCCGGGCTATATCTACCTGGCGGCGGAGCACCAGAGCAGTGATGATGAGATGATGGCGTTTCGCATCCTGTGTTACGTTGTCGAGTTGATGAATAATCACCTGAAGCAAGGGCATAAAAAATTACCGATTGTGTTACCCCTGGTACTGTATCACGGAGAAAAATCGCCTTATCCTTACTCAACCAAGATATGGGATTGCTTTGAGAATCCCGAATTAGCCAAAGCGATAGCACTCAAGCCCTTTCAACTGATTGATTTAACGGTCATGTCAGATGAAGAGATAAATCAACACGGTTTAGCGTCAGTGATGGAAATCTTATTCAAACACTATCGCCAAAGGCAGTCACCTTTTAGCTGGTTAGGAGCCTTGTTATCGAAAGGCAAAATGACTACAATTTACACACAAGTGAGCCCAGATTATTTTAAAGATGTCCTGCGGTACTTTATTGAAATATGTGGTAAAGCCAATGAAACCGGCACAGATGAGCTCGATAAAGCATTGGCACTGTGGGTTCAATCCGTTCCAGAGCAGGCACAGGAGGACATTATGACATTTGCACAACAACTTGAAAAACGCGGTGAAGAGCGCGGTAAACAACAGGGTATGCAACAGGGTATGCAACAGGGTATGCAACAGGGTATGCAACAGGGCATGCAACAGGGTCGTCAGGAAAGAAATGTAGAAATTGCCAAACAGCTTCTTGCCAGTAATGTTGATCGCTCCGTGATTAAAATGTCTACCGGACTTTCGGATGAAGAACTTGACATGCTGTTACATTAA
- a CDS encoding transposase: MDESGFAHDMPRLYGDSMKGKRCYGQHDWHAKARTNVIGAQLNGKLTTVCTFDCHINSDIFHAWVMCQRYFRLTTFCYFKMSSFC, encoded by the coding sequence GTGGATGAAAGCGGTTTTGCCCATGATATGCCACGTCTTTATGGTGATTCAATGAAAGGTAAGCGCTGTTACGGCCAACACGATTGGCATGCCAAAGCACGTACTAACGTTATTGGTGCCCAGCTTAACGGAAAATTAACCACCGTTTGTACCTTCGATTGCCATATCAACAGCGATATTTTTCATGCCTGGGTCATGTGTCAACGCTACTTTAGATTGACCACTTTTTGCTACTTTAAAATGTCCAGTTTTTGCTAA
- a CDS encoding helix-turn-helix transcriptional regulator, with amino-acid sequence MSSVLGEKLIIIRESERINRRQLSDLVGIPYGTLTYYETGRSTPPTDVAMKIFSHPQFLKYTLWFMTGKTAPEFGQIAPALAPYKQEEERFSSPNKK; translated from the coding sequence ATGTCAAGTGTACTTGGAGAAAAATTAATTATCATCCGTGAATCAGAAAGAATAAATCGGCGTCAACTTTCTGATTTAGTGGGCATTCCATATGGAACATTAACCTATTATGAAACTGGTCGGTCTACTCCCCCAACGGACGTAGCCATGAAAATATTTAGTCACCCTCAGTTCCTAAAATACACACTCTGGTTTATGACGGGAAAAACCGCGCCGGAATTCGGGCAAATAGCCCCGGCTCTTGCACCCTATAAGCAGGAAGAAGAGAGATTTAGTAGCCCAAACAAAAAATAG